In Clostridium sporogenes, one genomic interval encodes:
- a CDS encoding pyridoxal phosphate-dependent aminotransferase, with protein sequence MKNKFLAHKYKENENNLMSETANLKKKFEDIIDLSLGDPDIITDKSIIQTAFKDTKKGYTRYSDPTGDKELIEGIINFYKKDRNITFKENEIMAVVGACHGMYLALQSIINPGEEVIVHSPYFTPYKEQIEMVGGKFIEFETLEEDGFNINPKKLEELINSKTKAIVLNSPNNPTGAFFPKELLKEIAKIAIENDLVVISDEVYDGFTYYEDFCSIASLDRMKERTITLGSFSKDFCMTGWRIGYVAAPDYIINTMKNINEGICFSAPTISQRAAIYALKNRDNIVDKIKKEFKERMEYAYNRIESIPKLSAFKPKAGIYIFVNIKETGKSSEEFCDDLLNKAHIVAIPGKAFGEYGEGYIRIACTVGLGELEQAFNRIEKIL encoded by the coding sequence ATGAAAAATAAATTTTTAGCCCATAAGTACAAAGAAAATGAAAATAATTTAATGTCAGAAACCGCTAATTTGAAAAAGAAGTTTGAAGATATAATTGATTTAAGCTTAGGAGACCCAGATATAATAACGGATAAATCTATTATACAGACTGCTTTTAAGGATACAAAAAAGGGATATACTAGATATTCAGATCCAACAGGAGATAAAGAATTAATAGAAGGAATTATTAATTTTTATAAAAAAGATCGCAATATAACTTTTAAAGAAAATGAGATTATGGCGGTGGTAGGAGCTTGCCATGGCATGTATTTAGCTCTGCAATCCATTATAAACCCTGGTGAGGAAGTAATAGTTCATTCCCCTTATTTTACTCCATACAAGGAACAAATAGAGATGGTAGGTGGAAAATTTATTGAATTTGAAACCCTAGAGGAGGATGGGTTTAATATAAACCCTAAAAAATTAGAAGAATTAATAAATAGTAAAACAAAAGCCATAGTATTAAATTCTCCTAATAATCCTACAGGCGCATTTTTCCCTAAGGAATTGTTAAAAGAAATAGCTAAAATAGCCATAGAAAATGATTTAGTTGTAATATCCGATGAGGTTTATGATGGATTTACTTATTATGAAGATTTTTGCTCCATAGCTTCCCTAGATAGGATGAAAGAGAGAACCATAACTTTAGGTAGTTTTTCCAAAGATTTTTGTATGACTGGGTGGAGAATTGGTTATGTAGCTGCTCCAGATTATATAATTAATACTATGAAAAACATTAATGAAGGTATATGCTTTTCTGCTCCTACAATTTCTCAAAGAGCTGCTATATATGCTTTAAAAAATAGAGATAACATTGTAGATAAAATAAAAAAAGAATTTAAAGAAAGAATGGAATATGCCTATAATAGGATAGAATCTATACCTAAATTAAGTGCTTTTAAACCTAAAGCAGGAATATATATATTTGTAAATATAAAGGAAACAGGTAAAAGCTCTGAAGAGTTTTGTGATGATTTATTAAATAAAGCCCATATAGTAGCAATACCGGGAAAGGCCTTTGGTGAGTATGGAGAAGGATACATAAGAATTGCCTGTACAGTAGGATTGGGGGAATTAGAGCAAGCCTTTAATAGAATTGAAAAAATACTATAA
- a CDS encoding DMT family transporter: protein MKFSNKKKAYVSAILYSIIIGFSFLFSKISLTFADPLDTLAHRFTVSFIFAFVAVLLGWIKLDITKKDILSILPLSLFYPIMFFGFQIFGLVYIASSEAGIIQATIPIFTMIFSIIFLKERPSILQKLSILLSVAGVVYIFFMKGVNLKSNVFIGIVLILLSALSSSGNNVLARKMSGQYKPISLTYTVICIGFVFFNIVSIINHSLNGTLNLYFKPLTNPLFIVSIFYLGILSSLVTSFLLNYSLSKIEASKMSVFNNLSTLITMMAGVVFLGEKLQYFHIIGSFMIILGIIGTNLGDKMS, encoded by the coding sequence ATGAAATTTTCAAATAAAAAAAAGGCCTATGTTTCCGCTATCTTATATTCTATTATAATAGGTTTCTCATTTTTATTTTCAAAAATAAGCTTAACTTTTGCAGATCCTTTGGATACACTAGCTCACCGTTTTACTGTATCCTTTATATTCGCTTTTGTAGCTGTTTTATTAGGATGGATAAAATTAGATATAACTAAAAAAGATATTCTTTCTATTCTGCCTCTATCATTATTTTATCCAATCATGTTCTTTGGTTTTCAGATTTTTGGACTAGTTTATATTGCTTCTTCTGAAGCAGGAATTATTCAAGCAACTATCCCTATTTTTACAATGATATTTTCAATAATATTTTTAAAGGAGCGCCCTAGCATATTACAAAAACTATCGATTCTATTATCTGTAGCAGGAGTAGTGTATATATTTTTTATGAAGGGAGTAAATTTAAAAAGTAATGTATTTATAGGTATAGTTCTTATTCTATTATCTGCCCTTTCCTCTTCTGGTAACAACGTACTAGCAAGAAAAATGTCAGGGCAATATAAACCTATATCCCTAACTTATACAGTAATTTGTATAGGATTTGTGTTTTTTAATATTGTGTCTATTATTAATCATAGTTTAAATGGTACTCTTAATCTTTATTTTAAACCCCTTACCAATCCATTATTTATAGTTTCAATATTTTATTTAGGAATATTATCTTCCCTTGTCACATCTTTTTTATTAAACTACTCCCTATCTAAAATAGAAGCTTCTAAGATGAGTGTGTTTAATAATCTCTCCACTTTAATAACTATGATGGCGGGAGTAGTATTTCTAGGGGAAAAGTTACAATACTTTCATATCATTGGCTCCTTCATGATTATCCTTGGAATAATTGGGACAAATTTGGGAGATAAGATGTCTTAA
- a CDS encoding PLP-dependent aminotransferase family protein, producing the protein MYKYLEILNHVESLIQEGEYKDGDKLPSIRDFTNIYSCNKSTIIKALEALERQHRIYSIPKSGYYVVKRKNTTNGDKELLLDFASSAPDPQVFPYLDFQHCINEAIDIYKNELFIYGTPKGLPSLIDVIQKHLADYQVFANKDNIFITSGVQQALAILTTLTFPNKKETILIEQPSYHLFIDYLETHNIPVLGIKRTDKGIDLNELERLFKSESIKFFYTMPRFHNPLGTSYSQKEKKAIVKLAQKYDVFIVEDDYLADLEEDPKADPLYAYGDFSHVIYLKSYSKIIFPGLRIGVAVIPNVILESFGKYKRLIDVDSSMLSQGALEIYIKSGMFQRHKQKIKASYSLRSKCLASILQKQYEVYNDIFQYKPIKNPCIHTYITFDEKINRERLIDRLKKKSIMVATEDGHYLSTFPREKIFKLNATNVREDYIEKGILDIIQELIKMS; encoded by the coding sequence ATGTATAAATATTTAGAAATATTAAATCATGTTGAGAGCTTAATTCAAGAGGGAGAGTATAAAGATGGGGATAAGTTACCCTCTATTCGTGATTTTACTAATATATATTCCTGCAATAAAAGTACTATTATAAAAGCTTTAGAGGCGTTAGAGAGACAGCATAGGATATATTCCATACCTAAGAGTGGTTATTATGTTGTAAAGAGAAAAAATACTACTAATGGTGATAAAGAGTTATTATTAGATTTTGCATCTTCTGCTCCAGATCCACAGGTTTTTCCTTATTTAGATTTTCAGCATTGTATTAATGAAGCCATTGATATATATAAAAATGAGCTATTTATATATGGAACACCTAAAGGATTACCTTCTTTAATTGATGTAATACAAAAGCATTTAGCTGATTATCAGGTTTTTGCTAATAAAGATAATATTTTTATTACCTCTGGAGTTCAGCAGGCCTTGGCTATACTAACTACATTAACTTTTCCAAATAAGAAAGAAACTATTTTAATAGAACAGCCTAGTTATCATTTATTTATAGATTATTTAGAAACTCATAATATTCCTGTATTGGGTATAAAAAGAACGGATAAAGGTATTGATTTAAATGAACTTGAGAGATTATTTAAATCAGAAAGCATTAAATTTTTCTATACCATGCCCAGATTTCATAATCCTTTAGGTACGTCTTATTCTCAAAAGGAAAAGAAAGCTATTGTAAAGCTAGCTCAAAAATATGATGTGTTTATTGTGGAAGATGATTATTTAGCGGACTTAGAAGAGGATCCAAAGGCTGATCCCTTATATGCCTATGGTGACTTCTCTCATGTTATTTATTTAAAAAGCTATTCAAAAATTATATTTCCTGGACTCAGAATAGGGGTTGCAGTTATTCCTAATGTTATTTTAGAGAGCTTTGGAAAATATAAAAGGCTTATAGATGTAGATAGCTCCATGCTTTCTCAAGGAGCCTTAGAAATTTATATTAAAAGTGGTATGTTTCAGCGCCACAAACAAAAGATTAAAGCTTCTTATTCCTTAAGAAGTAAATGCTTAGCATCAATCTTACAAAAACAATATGAAGTTTATAATGATATTTTTCAATATAAACCTATTAAAAATCCATGTATTCATACATATATAACCTTTGATGAAAAAATAAATAGAGAAAGACTTATAGATAGATTGAAAAAGAAATCTATTATGGTGGCTACAGAGGATGGACATTATTTGAGCACATTTCCAAGGGAAAAGATTTTTAAATTAAATGCTACAAATGTAAGAGAAGATTATATTGAGAAAGGGATTTTGGATATAATTCAGGAACTTATAAAAATGTCTTAA
- a CDS encoding CAP domain-containing protein, translating into MNKSSIRKLMATSVLTAVIAMSNMQLVSAASSGCNVNLSKIATNCVKGQTNGAKDLSNCVKGQINGAKDPSNCAKDKTNCAKDQSSCGTKVEKTSNGNTDSKNTNNNKNTTNNKNNTSNSGNTATKPNEAKPDSSVAALEKEVVTLVNAERAKAGLPALKANTELSNVARLKSQDMIDKKYFSHTSPTYGSPFDMMKKFGVKYSAAGENIASGYPTAKAVVDGWMNSPGHRANILSKSFTEIGVGLAKSSDGTCYWTQMFINPGK; encoded by the coding sequence ATGAATAAATCTTCCATAAGAAAACTTATGGCTACTTCAGTGCTTACTGCAGTTATAGCAATGTCCAATATGCAATTAGTATCTGCTGCTTCATCTGGATGTAATGTAAACTTAAGCAAAATTGCTACTAACTGTGTAAAAGGTCAGACTAATGGTGCAAAGGATTTATCTAACTGTGTAAAGGGCCAAATTAACGGTGCAAAGGATCCATCTAACTGCGCAAAGGATAAGACTAACTGCGCAAAGGATCAGTCTAGCTGCGGCACAAAAGTAGAAAAGACTTCTAATGGTAATACTGACTCTAAAAACACAAATAACAACAAAAATACAACAAACAACAAAAATAACACAAGTAATAGTGGAAATACAGCTACTAAGCCTAATGAAGCTAAACCTGATTCAAGTGTAGCAGCATTAGAAAAAGAAGTAGTTACTCTTGTTAATGCAGAAAGAGCAAAAGCTGGTTTACCAGCACTTAAAGCCAATACAGAACTTTCAAATGTAGCAAGACTTAAATCTCAAGATATGATTGATAAGAAGTATTTTTCACATACATCACCAACTTATGGATCACCATTTGATATGATGAAAAAATTCGGAGTAAAATACTCTGCAGCAGGTGAAAACATAGCTTCTGGATACCCTACAGCTAAGGCAGTTGTAGATGGATGGATGAATTCACCAGGACATAGAGCTAACATATTAAGCAAATCTTTCACTGAAATAGGTGTTGGACTAGCTAAAAGTTCTGATGGAACATGCTATTGGACTCAAATGTTCATAAATCCAGGTAAATAA
- a CDS encoding DEAD/DEAH box helicase, producing the protein MIKFEELGLSDSIIDVLKNQRIIEPTPIQEESIMLIKNGNDVIAEAQTGTGKTLAFLLPMFENISPDINAIQGLIITPTRELAIQITEEAMKLKKAKDLNILAAYGGKDIGSQIKKLKNNIHLVIATPGRLLDHLNRNTLNFKDLKTLVLDEADEMLLMGFKNEVRSIIENTPRKRQTLCFSATMNSEVKKLAYKNMRDPKLVIIEKEEVTLKNIKQVLIETTDRRKQEDLCKILDEENPFMAIIFCRTKRRVDNLEEDLYKKGYNCEKLHGSITQPKRERIMRSFKNLEIQYLIATDVAARGLDITGVTHVFNYDIPENAESYIHRIGRTGRAGEKGYTFLFVAPKDEATLGTIEKEIKFKIPRRILTNSKED; encoded by the coding sequence ATGTTAATAAAAAACGGTAATGATGTTATAGCTGAAGCGCAAACTGGAACTGGAAAAACCCTTGCATTTTTACTTCCAATGTTTGAAAATATATCTCCTGATATAAATGCAATTCAAGGTTTAATAATAACCCCTACAAGGGAACTTGCTATACAAATAACTGAGGAAGCTATGAAGTTAAAAAAAGCCAAAGATTTGAATATTTTAGCTGCCTATGGTGGTAAAGATATAGGATCTCAAATAAAAAAACTTAAAAATAATATACACTTGGTAATTGCAACTCCCGGTAGACTTTTAGATCACCTTAACAGAAACACACTGAATTTTAAAGATCTAAAAACATTAGTATTAGATGAAGCTGATGAAATGCTACTTATGGGATTTAAAAATGAAGTTCGATCTATCATAGAGAATACACCAAGAAAGCGTCAAACTCTATGTTTTTCAGCAACAATGAATTCTGAAGTAAAAAAACTAGCCTATAAAAACATGCGTGACCCAAAACTAGTAATAATAGAAAAAGAAGAAGTAACCCTTAAAAATATCAAACAAGTTTTAATAGAAACCACTGACCGAAGAAAACAAGAGGACTTGTGTAAAATTTTAGATGAAGAAAATCCATTTATGGCTATTATATTTTGTAGAACCAAAAGAAGAGTTGATAATCTTGAGGAAGACCTTTATAAAAAGGGTTATAACTGTGAAAAACTTCATGGTAGTATAACTCAACCAAAACGTGAAAGAATAATGCGTTCCTTTAAAAATCTAGAAATTCAATATTTAATAGCTACAGATGTAGCGGCTAGAGGCCTTGATATTACTGGAGTTACTCATGTTTTCAACTATGATATTCCTGAAAATGCTGAAAGCTATATACATCGTATAGGCAGAACTGGGAGAGCCGGTGAAAAAGGATATACATTCCTATTTGTAGCACCAAAAGACGAAGCTACTTTAGGTACCATAGAAAAAGAAATTAAATTTAAAATTCCTAGAAGAATTTTAACAAATTCTAAAGAGGATTAA